From Halorubrum salinarum, the proteins below share one genomic window:
- a CDS encoding UvrD-helicase domain-containing protein, whose protein sequence is MSEPTPNDAQRELIEGTEGTYLVDAGPGTGKTFAVTRRYGRIVDRPETDPDDVLLATFTRSAATEMKERIVDRSAYGLRELADAPIRTFHSHCHELLQEHGYAAPAHLGIDERITGSTRILDDELIEAERFREFFGGFRDDHPEHADFYRVLSSPDELLDLIRELASKGVFPAADGWYRDGESHLDGDFEAFKERFDAANEPRNDGRKQSVLREDLSRFGRDKTYRPDAPSKSALRGGRGTKRLDDDVADAVFREDREALKAFVHDAYLGYLRFALRRNYLSFSFLQLFAFVLLCEDERVREAAAFEYVMVDEFQDTSEVQFKLALLLSATDNLCVVGDWKQSIYSFQYADVDNILEFEGRLDRFAADLNADADRVPFDSPDPTRIELRENYRSTASVIDLSERAVATPASSGETVEAPLDDVVELSANAAFDNTVIEGIRHEDEHEAVLSKVQEIVGNDDYAVEGEDGEPRPPEYGDVAVFTRTRDYGRELLEVAAEHDFPVAYDGGIELFRTDPAKLLLAWLRILDADAERGWAVVLERIGYAVDEIDHILETGSYPAGPAEFRDELRDLESVGAVARRVLDRYGFTGDVADVPLHTVQSVHDSTTATRGDLIRHIERGVETGGTVDVSASAGDDAVTVQTIHTAKGLEYPIVVMANMNEGRFPPRAGGSSVIQFRDPVGLRRRKVYSEDGAHPHVYDDWRYDVIRRCLPRGYDEERRLLYVAVTRAESHVVFAAGEDPNAFLDGLPVAVEEIDPRVEPLDRGEPTDADLPFAVTAPDGPIGHTPHSLIDESVFEDAGERPEPGPEADPETRGMDFGSRVHDFAEAYALGDDVTPSNDHERRIVELLDGLSGDLRVEEPVTLPVAVDDRRVTLSGIADLVRVTPDRVEVIDYKTDATRRAQAEYRKQLSVYYHVLDEWFADRPVETSLFYTSDGTRERIDPLPIEELQDLVRAAEAARD, encoded by the coding sequence ATGAGTGAGCCGACGCCGAACGACGCGCAGCGGGAGCTCATCGAGGGCACGGAGGGGACCTACCTCGTCGACGCCGGCCCCGGGACGGGGAAGACGTTCGCCGTCACCCGCCGCTACGGCCGGATCGTCGACCGGCCCGAGACGGACCCGGACGACGTGCTGCTGGCGACGTTCACGCGGAGCGCCGCGACGGAGATGAAAGAGCGGATCGTCGACCGCAGCGCCTACGGGCTGCGGGAGCTGGCCGACGCCCCGATCCGGACGTTCCACTCGCACTGCCACGAGCTGCTTCAGGAACACGGGTACGCCGCGCCGGCGCACCTCGGCATCGACGAGCGGATCACGGGCTCGACGCGGATCCTCGACGACGAGCTGATCGAGGCCGAGCGGTTCCGCGAGTTCTTCGGCGGCTTCCGCGACGACCACCCGGAGCACGCTGACTTCTACCGCGTGCTCTCGTCGCCGGACGAACTGCTCGACCTGATCCGGGAGCTCGCCTCGAAGGGAGTCTTCCCCGCCGCGGACGGCTGGTACCGCGACGGCGAGTCTCACCTCGACGGGGACTTCGAGGCGTTCAAAGAGCGGTTCGACGCGGCGAACGAGCCCCGCAACGACGGCCGGAAGCAGTCGGTCCTGCGCGAGGACCTGAGCCGCTTCGGCCGCGACAAGACGTACCGCCCGGACGCCCCCTCGAAGTCGGCGCTCCGGGGCGGTCGGGGGACGAAGCGACTCGACGACGACGTGGCCGATGCGGTGTTCCGCGAGGACCGCGAGGCGCTCAAGGCGTTCGTCCACGACGCCTACCTCGGGTACCTCCGGTTCGCGCTGCGCCGCAACTACCTCAGCTTCAGCTTCCTCCAGCTGTTCGCGTTCGTCCTCCTGTGCGAGGACGAGCGCGTCCGGGAGGCGGCGGCGTTCGAGTACGTCATGGTCGACGAGTTCCAGGACACGAGCGAGGTCCAGTTCAAGCTCGCGCTCCTCCTGTCCGCGACGGACAACCTCTGCGTCGTGGGCGACTGGAAGCAGAGCATCTACTCGTTCCAGTACGCCGACGTGGACAACATCCTGGAGTTCGAGGGGCGGCTGGACCGGTTCGCGGCGGACCTCAACGCCGACGCGGATCGCGTCCCGTTCGACTCGCCCGACCCGACCCGGATCGAACTGCGGGAGAACTACCGGTCGACGGCGTCGGTGATCGACCTCTCGGAGCGGGCGGTCGCGACGCCGGCGTCGAGCGGCGAGACCGTCGAGGCCCCCCTCGACGACGTGGTCGAGCTCTCCGCGAACGCCGCGTTCGACAACACCGTGATCGAGGGGATCCGCCACGAGGACGAACACGAGGCCGTCCTCTCGAAGGTCCAGGAGATCGTCGGCAACGACGACTACGCCGTCGAGGGCGAGGACGGGGAGCCGCGCCCGCCGGAGTACGGGGACGTCGCGGTGTTCACGCGGACCCGCGACTACGGGCGGGAGCTGCTCGAAGTCGCCGCGGAGCACGACTTTCCGGTGGCGTACGACGGCGGGATCGAGCTGTTCCGGACCGACCCGGCGAAGCTGCTGCTCGCGTGGCTCCGGATCCTCGACGCGGACGCCGAGCGCGGCTGGGCGGTGGTGCTCGAACGGATCGGCTACGCGGTCGACGAGATTGACCACATCCTGGAGACGGGGTCGTACCCGGCCGGGCCGGCCGAGTTCCGCGACGAACTCCGCGACCTGGAGTCGGTCGGAGCGGTGGCGCGCCGCGTCCTCGACCGCTACGGGTTCACGGGCGACGTCGCGGACGTGCCCTTACACACGGTCCAGTCGGTCCACGACTCGACGACGGCGACGCGCGGCGACCTGATCCGGCACATCGAGCGCGGCGTCGAGACCGGCGGCACGGTCGACGTCAGCGCGTCCGCGGGCGACGACGCGGTGACCGTTCAGACGATTCACACGGCGAAGGGGCTGGAGTATCCGATCGTCGTCATGGCGAACATGAACGAGGGGCGCTTCCCGCCGCGGGCGGGCGGGTCGAGCGTCATCCAGTTCCGGGACCCGGTCGGGCTCCGCCGGCGGAAGGTCTACTCGGAGGACGGCGCCCACCCGCACGTGTACGACGACTGGCGGTACGACGTGATCAGGCGCTGTCTGCCGCGGGGGTACGACGAGGAGCGGCGGTTGCTCTACGTCGCGGTGACGCGCGCGGAGAGCCACGTCGTGTTCGCGGCCGGCGAGGACCCGAACGCGTTCCTCGACGGACTCCCGGTCGCGGTCGAGGAGATCGATCCCCGCGTGGAGCCGCTCGACCGCGGCGAACCGACCGACGCGGACCTCCCGTTCGCGGTCACGGCGCCGGACGGGCCGATCGGTCACACGCCACACTCGCTGATAGACGAGTCGGTGTTCGAGGACGCGGGCGAGCGACCGGAGCCCGGCCCGGAGGCCGACCCCGAGACGCGGGGGATGGACTTCGGATCGCGCGTCCACGACTTCGCGGAGGCGTACGCCCTCGGCGACGACGTGACGCCGTCGAACGACCACGAGCGACGGATCGTCGAGCTCCTCGACGGCCTGTCGGGCGACCTCCGGGTCGAGGAGCCGGTCACGCTCCCGGTCGCGGTCGACGACCGGCGCGTCACCCTCTCGGGGATCGCGGACCTCGTCCGCGTGACGCCCGACCGGGTCGAGGTGATCGACTACAAGACGGACGCGACGCGGCGCGCGCAGGCCGAGTACCGGAAGCAGCTCAGCGTCTACTACCACGTCCTCGACGAGTGGTTCGCCGACAGGCCGGTCGAGACGAGCCTGTTCTACACGAGCGACGGGACCCGCGAGCGCATCGATCCGCTCCCGATCGAGGAGCTCCAAGACCTCGTCCGCGCGGCCGAAGCGGCGCGGGACTGA
- a CDS encoding PD-(D/E)XK nuclease family protein, with product MPIRRAKRAESLYAAVEGYDLVVTPDAPLASAINRRLDRPHFGTFATTPRRLAAGRREQAEDRRAFLELVTRTDRDWKAVAYAVGNVLQCWEHTGRLDAVFEYDAYVDDATREVVEAMRTLRTTSKRLTEYEIDEGRSVAVVGHDQLTALERGVLPESFDRVDLFTDEAFDAPPFHVFESATDVVAALLETVSPSNAENVAVVLDGGGRYSSLVESAFEAADVPFYGGPGFADDPHHRAFVRLLRLCFRGSETTVGDAAPVLSQLGIDVPVADRERRVEAVDGPGAAWLRSFRDAAADRTFAAALDAYATEAGVDLSRLGEELRRLGLADEPVTEGAVDRLAYYLQTYEVPVDTDNEGVLLADAKSSAYVDRPVVFHLGMGEEWTHSAPQRPWVDTEAQFDRYVADFQRLLQSGDRRYYLVQDAAGGEPVTSCLYLGDLLDDEFERFSDLDSVEHRRRPRPTGGGFDRQPTDVDPQSVETVSQSALNSYVNSPRDYLFDRLLDAPDRERFVEGNLFHDFAEFYANHPDAVAAADTGDLVDAMLAETAAFFAADDEPLRRRTYRVGIELITAYLDEEAPESDDFLTPASGWGTNFFADYFDQPVDSPLTERWFEDASLGLKGKIDLVRSPTHLLDYKSGRRKRASQVVGGAATDPPADAPNFQAALYLAYYRSVRPDERLEFTFFHFLEPMADVIAGEADLDDALTTVTYHPVAFDEYVASREAYERLLDGYADCRETFADLGYEAYEEVLTPLTFPETTDRGEVRDSAFAARFTDAVDAATAAGVDAEKGVDQAIRELNGARRRAFFREDLDAFESFVDERLDELNDRRAGEERFPVDGLGGEPNYRRVDNRDLLLEGDR from the coding sequence GTGCCTATTCGGAGAGCGAAACGGGCGGAGTCACTCTACGCGGCGGTCGAGGGGTACGACCTCGTCGTCACCCCCGACGCCCCCCTCGCCAGTGCGATCAACCGCCGCCTCGACCGCCCCCACTTCGGGACGTTCGCGACCACGCCGCGCCGCCTCGCCGCCGGCCGACGCGAACAGGCGGAGGACCGCCGGGCGTTCCTCGAACTCGTCACGCGGACGGACCGCGACTGGAAGGCGGTCGCGTACGCGGTCGGGAACGTGCTCCAGTGTTGGGAACACACCGGACGCCTCGACGCCGTCTTCGAGTACGACGCCTACGTCGACGACGCGACCCGCGAGGTCGTCGAGGCCATGCGAACGCTCCGGACCACCTCGAAGCGGCTCACCGAGTACGAGATCGACGAGGGGCGGTCCGTCGCCGTCGTCGGTCACGACCAGCTGACCGCGCTCGAACGCGGCGTCCTCCCCGAGTCGTTCGACCGCGTCGACCTGTTCACCGACGAGGCGTTCGACGCCCCGCCGTTCCACGTCTTCGAGTCGGCGACGGACGTCGTCGCCGCGCTCCTCGAGACGGTCTCCCCGAGCAACGCCGAGAACGTCGCCGTCGTCCTCGACGGCGGGGGGCGGTACTCCTCGCTCGTCGAGTCCGCGTTCGAGGCGGCGGACGTCCCCTTCTACGGCGGGCCGGGGTTCGCCGACGACCCGCATCACCGGGCGTTCGTCCGGCTCCTCCGCCTCTGCTTCCGGGGCTCCGAGACGACCGTCGGCGACGCCGCGCCGGTCCTCTCGCAGTTGGGGATCGACGTTCCGGTCGCCGACCGCGAGCGGCGCGTCGAGGCGGTCGACGGGCCGGGCGCGGCGTGGCTGCGGTCGTTCCGCGACGCGGCCGCGGACCGGACGTTCGCGGCGGCGCTCGACGCGTACGCGACGGAGGCCGGCGTCGATCTGAGCCGCCTCGGCGAGGAGCTGCGGCGCTTGGGGCTCGCGGACGAGCCCGTGACCGAGGGCGCCGTCGACCGGCTCGCGTACTACCTCCAGACGTACGAGGTCCCGGTCGACACCGACAACGAGGGGGTCCTCCTCGCGGACGCGAAGTCGTCCGCGTACGTGGACCGCCCCGTCGTCTTCCACCTCGGCATGGGCGAGGAGTGGACGCACTCGGCGCCCCAGCGGCCCTGGGTCGACACCGAGGCGCAGTTCGACCGCTACGTCGCCGACTTCCAGCGCCTGCTCCAGAGCGGCGACCGGCGGTACTACCTCGTCCAGGACGCGGCCGGCGGGGAGCCGGTCACCTCGTGCCTGTACCTCGGGGACCTCCTCGACGACGAGTTCGAGCGGTTCAGCGACCTCGATTCGGTCGAACACCGGCGCCGCCCGCGGCCGACGGGCGGGGGTTTCGACCGGCAACCGACCGACGTGGACCCGCAGTCGGTCGAGACGGTCAGCCAGTCGGCGCTCAACAGCTACGTCAACAGCCCGCGCGACTACCTCTTCGACCGGCTCCTCGACGCGCCGGACCGGGAGCGGTTCGTCGAGGGGAACCTCTTCCACGACTTCGCGGAGTTCTACGCGAACCACCCCGACGCGGTCGCCGCGGCCGACACCGGCGACCTCGTCGACGCGATGCTCGCGGAGACGGCGGCGTTCTTCGCGGCCGACGACGAGCCGCTCCGCCGCCGCACGTACCGCGTCGGCATCGAACTGATAACGGCGTACCTCGACGAGGAGGCGCCCGAGTCGGACGACTTCCTCACGCCGGCCTCGGGGTGGGGGACGAACTTCTTCGCCGACTACTTCGACCAGCCGGTCGACTCGCCGCTCACCGAGCGCTGGTTCGAGGACGCGTCCCTCGGCCTGAAGGGGAAGATCGATCTCGTGCGGTCGCCCACCCACCTGCTCGATTACAAGAGCGGGCGCAGGAAGCGGGCCTCGCAGGTGGTCGGCGGCGCGGCGACCGACCCGCCGGCGGACGCGCCGAACTTCCAGGCGGCGCTGTACCTCGCGTACTACCGGTCGGTCCGCCCGGACGAGCGGCTGGAGTTCACGTTCTTCCACTTCCTCGAACCGATGGCGGACGTGATCGCGGGCGAGGCCGACCTCGACGACGCGCTCACGACCGTCACCTACCACCCGGTCGCGTTCGACGAGTACGTCGCCTCCCGCGAGGCCTACGAGCGGCTGTTGGACGGCTACGCCGACTGCCGGGAGACGTTCGCGGACCTCGGCTACGAGGCGTACGAGGAGGTCCTGACCCCGCTGACGTTCCCCGAGACGACCGACAGGGGCGAAGTGCGCGACTCCGCGTTCGCCGCGCGGTTCACCGACGCCGTCGACGCGGCCACCGCGGCGGGCGTCGATGCCGAGAAGGGCGTCGACCAGGCGATCCGGGAGCTCAACGGCGCCCGCAGGCGGGCGTTCTTCCGCGAGGACCTGGACGCCTTCGAGTCGTTCGTCGACGAGCGCCTCGACGAGCTCAACGACCGACGCGCCGGCGAGGAGCGGTTCCCGGTCGACGGGCTCGGGGGCGAGCCGAACTACCGGCGCGTGGACAACCGCGACCTGCTGCTGGAGGGCGACCGATGA
- a CDS encoding DUF7839 domain-containing protein → MGDTAGGGSPDVLENKRSATRYQVLVEIAARQPAVSQGEIADAIGVTSQAVSDYVRDLVESGYVEKGGRGRYEVTKEGVDWLISRTDDLETYLERVNSDVLESVEVDAAIALDDVAEGREVGLVMRDGVLHANPAGGTATAVTVTSAAEGEAVGVADFEGVVDYETGTVSVLPVPTVTDDERLDPDVVSTHVPDEGLVAVAGTEAYALVSRSDASPDVRFGTAEGVAEAGMLGLDVLLVAVTDEIPRHTSKLRDRNVPHRVLDSDAF, encoded by the coding sequence ATGGGTGACACAGCGGGCGGGGGGTCGCCGGACGTCCTCGAGAACAAGCGGAGCGCGACGCGCTATCAGGTGCTCGTGGAGATCGCGGCCCGCCAGCCGGCGGTGAGCCAAGGGGAGATCGCGGACGCGATCGGCGTGACCTCGCAGGCGGTAAGCGACTACGTCCGCGACCTCGTCGAGTCGGGCTACGTCGAGAAGGGCGGCCGCGGGCGCTACGAGGTGACCAAGGAGGGCGTCGACTGGCTCATCTCCCGGACCGACGACCTTGAGACGTACCTCGAACGGGTGAACTCCGACGTGTTGGAAAGTGTCGAGGTCGACGCCGCGATCGCGCTCGACGACGTGGCGGAAGGGAGGGAGGTCGGGCTGGTGATGCGCGACGGCGTCCTCCACGCCAACCCCGCCGGTGGGACCGCGACCGCGGTCACCGTTACGAGCGCGGCGGAGGGTGAGGCCGTTGGCGTCGCCGACTTCGAGGGCGTCGTCGACTACGAGACGGGGACCGTCTCTGTGCTCCCCGTCCCGACCGTCACCGACGACGAGCGCCTGGACCCGGACGTGGTCTCGACGCACGTCCCGGACGAAGGCCTCGTCGCGGTCGCCGGGACGGAGGCGTACGCGCTCGTCTCCCGGAGCGACGCCTCCCCGGACGTCCGGTTCGGGACCGCGGAGGGCGTCGCCGAGGCGGGGATGCTCGGCCTCGACGTCCTGCTGGTCGCCGTGACCGACGAGATACCGCGACACACCTCCAAGCTCCGCGACCGGAACGTGCCGCATCGGGTGCTCGACTCGGACGCGTTTTAG